From a region of the Enterobacter cancerogenus genome:
- a CDS encoding YheU family protein has product MIIPWQDLSPETLDNLIESFVLREGTDYGEHERSLEQKVSDVKRQLKSGDVVLVWSELHETVNIMPRNAFHG; this is encoded by the coding sequence ATGATTATTCCCTGGCAGGATCTCTCTCCCGAAACGCTCGATAATCTGATTGAAAGCTTTGTATTGCGGGAAGGCACCGATTATGGTGAACATGAACGTTCGCTTGAACAAAAGGTCAGCGATGTGAAACGCCAGCTGAAAAGCGGCGACGTGGTGCTGGTGTGGTCCGAACTGCATGAGACGGTCAATATCATGCCCCGCAACGCGTTTCACGGCTGA
- a CDS encoding phosphoribulokinase, producing MSARHPVIAVTGSSGAGTTTTSLAFRKIFAQLNLRAAEVEGDSFHRYTRPEMDMAIRKARDLGKHISYFGPEANDFGLLEQTFAEYGLSGKGQSRKYLHTYDEAVPWNQVPGTFTPWQPLPEPTDVLFYEGLHGGVVTPQHDVARHVDLLVGVVPIVNLEWIQKLTRDISERGHSREAVMDSVVRSMEDYINFLTPQFSRTHINFQRVPTVDTSNPFAAKTIPSLDESFVVIHFRNLDGIDYPWLLAMLQGSFISHINTLVVPGGKMGLAMELIMTPLVQRLMEGKQIA from the coding sequence ATGTCTGCCAGACATCCGGTTATTGCCGTCACGGGTTCGAGCGGTGCGGGAACCACCACCACCAGCCTCGCCTTTCGCAAGATTTTCGCCCAGCTCAATCTCCGGGCAGCTGAGGTAGAGGGCGACAGCTTTCACCGCTATACGCGTCCGGAAATGGACATGGCCATCCGCAAGGCGCGCGATTTGGGGAAACACATTAGCTACTTCGGCCCGGAGGCGAATGACTTCGGCCTGCTGGAGCAGACCTTTGCGGAATATGGCTTGAGCGGTAAAGGGCAATCCCGTAAATATCTTCATACCTATGACGAAGCCGTACCCTGGAACCAGGTGCCGGGCACCTTTACGCCCTGGCAGCCGCTGCCGGAACCCACCGACGTGTTGTTTTATGAAGGGCTGCATGGCGGCGTGGTCACGCCACAGCACGACGTGGCGCGCCATGTTGACCTGCTGGTGGGCGTGGTGCCGATTGTTAACCTGGAGTGGATCCAGAAGCTGACGCGCGACATCAGCGAACGTGGTCATTCGCGCGAGGCGGTGATGGACTCGGTGGTGCGCTCGATGGAAGATTACATTAACTTCCTGACGCCGCAGTTCTCCCGCACCCATATCAACTTCCAGCGCGTGCCGACGGTAGACACCTCCAACCCGTTCGCCGCCAAAACCATTCCGTCGCTGGACGAGAGCTTTGTGGTCATCCATTTCCGCAATCTGGACGGGATTGACTACCCGTGGCTGCTGGCGATGCTGCAGGGGTCGTTTATTTCACATATCAATACGTTGGTGGTGCCGGGCGGAAAAATGGGGCTGGCGATGGAGTTAATCATGACGCCGCTGGTGCAGCGGTTGATGGAAGGCAAGCAGATCGCGTGA
- the mdcE gene encoding biotin-independent malonate decarboxylase subunit gamma produces MSNSMSRGELWLETLAPNAKRLEGLCPSVQAADGELNGETVRFVAVVPDDNNHYPRAAQGEVGLLEGWTLAKVVSETVAADADKAVKRPIVAVIDVPSQAYGRREEAFGIHQALAGAAAAYANARLAGHPVIGLIVGKAMSGAFLAHGYQANRLIAFNDKGVLIHAMGKESAARITLRTVEALEKLAATIPPMAYDISNYATLGLLSSLLDISNPDAPTDNDLAQVKTTLQQAINDARQDATLKNRLGADNRRSSALVRERMRASW; encoded by the coding sequence ATGAGTAATTCAATGAGCCGTGGCGAACTCTGGCTGGAAACCCTCGCCCCGAACGCCAAACGTCTGGAAGGACTTTGCCCGTCCGTGCAGGCCGCAGACGGTGAGCTTAACGGTGAAACGGTGCGTTTTGTCGCCGTCGTCCCGGATGACAACAACCACTATCCGCGTGCCGCGCAGGGCGAAGTGGGCCTGCTTGAAGGCTGGACGCTGGCAAAAGTGGTCAGCGAAACCGTTGCCGCCGATGCCGATAAAGCCGTTAAACGCCCGATTGTGGCAGTGATTGACGTCCCAAGTCAGGCCTATGGTCGTCGTGAAGAGGCGTTTGGTATTCACCAGGCGCTGGCCGGTGCCGCTGCGGCCTACGCTAACGCGCGTCTGGCCGGTCATCCGGTGATTGGCCTGATTGTCGGCAAAGCGATGTCCGGCGCGTTTCTGGCGCACGGCTACCAGGCTAACCGCCTGATCGCCTTCAACGACAAGGGCGTGCTGATCCACGCGATGGGTAAAGAATCTGCGGCGCGTATCACCCTGCGTACCGTGGAGGCGCTGGAAAAACTGGCGGCCACCATTCCGCCGATGGCGTATGACATCAGCAACTACGCCACGCTGGGGCTGCTTTCCAGCCTGCTGGACATCAGCAACCCGGATGCCCCAACCGATAACGATCTGGCGCAGGTGAAAACCACGCTGCAACAGGCCATCAACGACGCGCGTCAGGACGCCACCCTGAAAAACCGCTTAGGCGCTGACAACCGCCGCAGCTCGGCACTCGTTCGCGAACGCATGCGGGCCAGCTGGTAA
- the mdcA gene encoding malonate decarboxylase subunit alpha produces MLSGQTPTRQWNTRRTEKARRLASVPVQGKVLPTGDIVAMLEKLIAPGDKVVLEGNNQKQADFLSRSLADVNPQIVHDLHMIMPSVGRSEHLDIFEKGIARKLDFSFSGTQSLRISQLLEDGQLEIGAIHTYIELYSRLYVDLSPNVALIAGFKADRKGNLYTGASTEDTPALVEAAAFHDGIVIAQVNELVDDECDLPRVDIPGSWIDYVVVADKPFFIEPLFTRDPRLIKQEHILMAMMAIKGIYAEHQVQSLNHGIGFNTAAIELLLPTYGEQLGLKGKICKHWTLNPHPTLIPAIESGWVESVHCFGGELGMEEYIRARPDIFFTGADGSMRSNRAFCQLAGQYAVDMFIGSTLQVDGYANSSTVTRGRLSGFGGAPNMGHDPHGRRHATPAWLNMITEPDPLQRGKKLVVQMVETFQAGVKPTFVEKLDAVDVAKASGMPLAPVMIYGDDVTHVLTEEGIAYLYRAKDLEERRAMVAAVAGITDIGLGVDAKRVAELRQSGKVVYPEDMGIRRTDATRSLLAAGSVSDLVEWSGGLYNPPAKFRSW; encoded by the coding sequence ATGTTATCTGGGCAAACACCTACCCGGCAATGGAACACACGACGCACGGAAAAAGCGCGCCGTCTGGCATCCGTACCGGTGCAGGGCAAGGTACTACCCACCGGCGATATCGTCGCCATGCTGGAAAAACTGATCGCGCCTGGCGACAAAGTCGTTCTGGAAGGTAACAACCAGAAACAGGCCGATTTCCTTTCCCGCTCCCTCGCCGACGTCAACCCGCAAATTGTGCATGACCTGCATATGATCATGCCAAGCGTCGGTCGCAGCGAACATCTGGATATCTTTGAAAAAGGCATCGCCCGCAAGCTGGACTTCTCTTTCTCCGGCACCCAGAGCCTGCGTATTTCGCAGCTGCTGGAAGACGGCCAGCTCGAAATCGGCGCCATTCACACCTACATCGAGCTCTATTCACGCCTGTATGTCGATCTTTCTCCGAACGTTGCGCTCATCGCCGGTTTCAAAGCGGACCGCAAAGGCAACCTGTATACCGGGGCGAGCACCGAAGATACCCCGGCGCTGGTTGAAGCCGCCGCGTTCCACGACGGGATCGTCATCGCACAGGTGAACGAGCTGGTGGACGACGAATGCGATCTGCCGCGCGTGGATATTCCAGGCTCCTGGATCGACTACGTGGTAGTGGCCGACAAGCCGTTCTTTATTGAACCGCTGTTCACCCGCGACCCGCGCCTGATCAAACAGGAACACATCCTGATGGCGATGATGGCGATTAAGGGCATCTACGCGGAACATCAGGTGCAGTCCCTCAACCACGGGATCGGCTTTAACACCGCAGCGATTGAGCTGCTGCTGCCGACCTACGGCGAACAGCTCGGCCTGAAGGGCAAAATCTGTAAGCACTGGACCCTGAACCCGCATCCAACGTTGATCCCGGCGATTGAAAGCGGCTGGGTGGAAAGCGTGCACTGCTTCGGCGGCGAGCTGGGGATGGAAGAGTACATCCGCGCCCGTCCGGACATCTTCTTTACCGGTGCCGACGGCTCCATGCGTTCCAACCGCGCTTTCTGCCAGCTGGCAGGCCAGTATGCGGTGGATATGTTTATTGGCTCCACCCTCCAGGTGGACGGCTACGCTAACTCCTCAACCGTGACCCGCGGGCGTCTTTCCGGCTTCGGCGGCGCGCCAAACATGGGCCACGATCCGCACGGTCGTCGCCACGCCACACCGGCCTGGCTGAACATGATCACCGAGCCTGACCCACTGCAGCGCGGTAAAAAACTGGTCGTGCAGATGGTGGAAACCTTCCAGGCAGGCGTGAAGCCGACCTTTGTGGAGAAACTGGATGCCGTCGACGTGGCGAAAGCCTCCGGGATGCCGCTGGCACCGGTAATGATTTACGGCGATGACGTGACCCACGTCCTGACCGAAGAGGGGATTGCTTACCTCTACCGCGCCAAAGATCTGGAAGAGCGTCGGGCGATGGTTGCCGCCGTGGCGGGGATCACCGATATCGGTCTGGGCGTAGACGCCAAACGCGTCGCAGAACTTCGCCAGAGCGGAAAAGTGGTTTACCCGGAAGATATGGGCATTCGCCGCACTGATGCCACCCGCTCACTGCTGGCGGCGGGCAGCGTGTCTGACCTCGTTGAGTGGTCCGGCGGTCTGTATAACCCACCTGCGAAATTCCGGAGCTGGTAA
- the crp gene encoding cAMP-activated global transcriptional regulator CRP gives MVLGKPQTDPTLEWFLSHCHIHKYPSKSTLIHQGEKAETLYYIVKGSVAVLIKDEEGKEMILSYLNQGDFIGELGLFEEGQERSAWVRAKTACEVAEISYKKFRQLIQVNPDILMRLSSQMARRLQVTSEKVGNLAFLDVTGRIAQTLLNLAKQPDAMTHPDGMQIKITRQEIGQIVGCSRETVGRILKMLEDQNLISAHGKTIVVYGTR, from the coding sequence ATGGTGCTTGGCAAACCGCAAACAGACCCGACTCTCGAATGGTTCTTGTCTCATTGCCACATTCATAAGTACCCATCGAAGAGCACGCTGATTCACCAGGGTGAAAAAGCGGAAACGTTGTATTACATCGTCAAAGGCTCGGTGGCAGTGCTGATCAAAGATGAAGAAGGGAAAGAGATGATCCTTTCTTATCTGAACCAGGGCGATTTCATCGGTGAACTGGGCCTGTTTGAAGAGGGCCAGGAACGTAGCGCCTGGGTTCGTGCGAAAACCGCATGTGAAGTGGCTGAAATTTCTTACAAGAAGTTCCGTCAGCTGATTCAGGTAAACCCTGACATCCTGATGCGTCTCTCTTCCCAGATGGCTCGCCGTCTGCAGGTGACGTCTGAGAAAGTGGGCAACCTTGCCTTCCTCGACGTTACCGGCCGTATCGCGCAGACCCTGCTGAACCTGGCTAAACAGCCGGACGCGATGACCCACCCTGACGGCATGCAAATTAAAATTACCCGCCAGGAAATTGGTCAGATCGTTGGTTGCTCCCGTGAAACAGTGGGCCGTATCCTGAAAATGCTGGAAGACCAGAACCTGATCTCTGCCCACGGTAAAACCATCGTGGTCTACGGAACCCGTTAA
- a CDS encoding OsmC family protein, whose protein sequence is MQARVKWVEGLTFLGESASGHQILMDGNSGDKAPSPMEMVLMAAGGCSAIDVVSILQKGRHDVTDCEVKLTSERREEAPRLFTHINLHFIVTGKDLKDAAVSRAVDLSAEKYCSVALMLEKAVNITHSYEVIEA, encoded by the coding sequence ATGCAAGCGCGTGTAAAGTGGGTAGAAGGGCTGACGTTCCTGGGCGAGTCTGCATCAGGCCACCAAATTTTGATGGACGGTAACTCCGGCGATAAAGCCCCAAGCCCTATGGAAATGGTGCTGATGGCGGCGGGGGGATGCAGCGCTATCGACGTGGTGTCGATCCTGCAAAAAGGCCGTCACGACGTGACCGATTGCGAAGTGAAGCTCACGTCTGAACGCCGCGAAGAGGCGCCACGCCTGTTCACGCATATCAATCTGCACTTTATTGTCACGGGTAAAGACCTGAAAGACGCGGCGGTGTCGCGCGCGGTTGACCTGTCTGCGGAGAAGTACTGCTCTGTGGCGTTAATGCTTGAGAAAGCGGTGAATATTACCCATTCGTATGAAGTGATTGAGGCCTAA
- the mdcC gene encoding malonate decarboxylase acyl carrier protein, producing the protein MEKITLTMPASRALSGKALAGVVGSGDMEVLFAAEPGQTLTIDITTSVDNSRGRWEALFTRLQTVSSLPAGKLTIHDFGATPGVARIRIEQVFEGVSHA; encoded by the coding sequence ATGGAAAAAATCACATTAACCATGCCCGCCAGCCGCGCGTTAAGCGGTAAAGCGCTGGCAGGGGTTGTCGGTTCCGGGGATATGGAGGTGCTTTTCGCCGCCGAACCGGGCCAGACGTTAACCATTGATATCACCACTTCCGTCGACAACAGCCGCGGTCGCTGGGAAGCCCTGTTTACGCGCCTGCAAACCGTCAGCAGCCTGCCCGCAGGCAAACTGACCATTCACGACTTCGGCGCGACGCCGGGCGTGGCGCGCATTCGTATCGAACAGGTTTTTGAGGGGGTGAGCCATGCGTGA
- a CDS encoding triphosphoribosyl-dephospho-CoA synthase — protein MKLLPQIQVEGGAEWLARTATQCLIDEARLSPKPGLVDSRGNGAHHDLTLALMERSAHSLTPTFQALAQQSWQRPADVALRQTVGRLGREGEQQMMNATGGVNTHRGAIWALGLLVSAVAMQGGDASAQTVADTAARLAKLPDDAAPKVFSKGLRATHRYRVPGAREEAQQAFPHIMQRALPQLRLSRLNGSSEAQARLDALMAIMTSLTDTCVLSRAGMEGLDAMQDGARAVLNAGGCATPAGQLALATLDRQMLALNASPGGAADLLAATLFLDRVETPYSKH, from the coding sequence ATGAAACTTCTGCCCCAGATTCAGGTTGAAGGCGGTGCCGAATGGCTGGCGCGAACCGCCACGCAGTGTCTGATTGACGAAGCACGATTAAGCCCGAAACCCGGTCTGGTGGACAGTCGGGGGAACGGCGCGCACCACGATCTTACGCTGGCGCTGATGGAGCGCTCCGCGCACAGCCTGACCCCTACGTTTCAGGCGCTGGCGCAGCAAAGCTGGCAGCGTCCGGCTGACGTTGCGCTCAGGCAAACCGTCGGGCGGCTTGGCCGCGAAGGCGAGCAGCAGATGATGAATGCAACCGGCGGGGTCAATACCCACCGGGGTGCGATTTGGGCGCTGGGATTACTGGTCAGCGCGGTGGCGATGCAGGGCGGCGACGCCTCTGCGCAAACCGTCGCAGACACCGCCGCCCGGCTGGCAAAACTGCCGGATGACGCCGCACCGAAAGTGTTCAGCAAAGGGCTACGCGCCACGCATCGCTATCGCGTGCCGGGCGCGCGTGAAGAGGCGCAGCAGGCGTTTCCGCACATCATGCAGCGTGCGCTGCCGCAGCTTCGTCTGAGCCGACTTAACGGCAGCAGCGAAGCGCAGGCGAGGCTCGACGCGCTGATGGCCATCATGACGTCGCTTACCGATACCTGCGTGCTGTCGCGCGCCGGAATGGAGGGGCTGGACGCCATGCAGGACGGCGCCCGCGCCGTGCTGAACGCCGGAGGATGTGCCACGCCCGCAGGCCAACTGGCGCTGGCAACGTTAGATCGTCAGATGCTGGCACTCAACGCCTCACCGGGCGGCGCTGCCGACCTGCTTGCCGCCACGCTGTTTCTCGACCGCGTCGAAACGCCTTATTCAAAGCATTAA
- a CDS encoding hydrolase → MTQIIPSDFEIAAEERAEFVPMRGVANPHLQTMLPRLIRRKVQFTPHWQRLDLPDGDFLDLAWSEDPDQARHKPRLVVFHGLEGSLHSPYAHGLIQAAKARGWLGVVMHFRGCSGEPNRQKRIYHSGETEDGTWFLHWLRDSFGTVPTAAVGYSLGGNMLACLLAKESDAVPLDAAVIVSAPFMLEQCSYHMEKGFSRVYQRYLLNLLKANAARKLKAYPDTLPISLQQLKRVKRLREFDDLITSKIHGFADAIDYYRQCSAMPLLNQITKPTLIIHAKDDPFMDHHSIPSPGHLPANVQYQLTEYGGHVGFVGGTLRRPKMWLETRIPDWLTTYLDGIK, encoded by the coding sequence ATGACCCAAATAATCCCGTCCGACTTTGAGATAGCCGCTGAAGAACGCGCCGAATTCGTGCCTATGCGCGGCGTGGCGAACCCTCATCTGCAAACCATGCTGCCGCGCCTGATCCGTCGCAAGGTGCAGTTCACCCCACACTGGCAACGGCTCGATTTGCCGGACGGCGACTTTCTGGATCTGGCCTGGAGCGAAGATCCCGATCAGGCGCGCCACAAGCCGCGCCTGGTGGTATTTCATGGTCTGGAAGGCAGCCTGCACAGCCCTTACGCGCACGGGTTAATCCAGGCGGCAAAAGCACGCGGCTGGCTCGGTGTGGTGATGCACTTTCGCGGATGCAGCGGCGAGCCAAACCGTCAGAAACGCATTTATCACTCCGGTGAGACCGAAGACGGCACCTGGTTTTTACACTGGCTGCGCGACAGTTTCGGCACCGTGCCGACGGCCGCCGTCGGGTATTCGCTGGGCGGTAACATGCTGGCCTGCCTGCTGGCGAAAGAGAGCGACGCGGTTCCGCTGGACGCCGCCGTCATCGTCTCCGCGCCGTTTATGCTGGAGCAGTGCAGCTACCATATGGAAAAAGGCTTTTCCCGGGTCTATCAGCGCTATCTGCTTAACCTGCTGAAGGCCAACGCCGCCCGTAAGCTGAAGGCCTACCCGGACACGCTGCCTATCAGCCTGCAGCAACTCAAGCGGGTGAAGCGTCTGCGGGAGTTTGATGATCTGATTACCTCAAAAATTCACGGCTTTGCCGACGCGATTGACTATTATCGTCAGTGCAGCGCCATGCCGCTGCTGAATCAAATTACAAAGCCGACGCTGATTATTCACGCGAAGGACGATCCGTTTATGGATCACCACTCCATTCCGTCGCCCGGGCATTTACCGGCAAACGTGCAGTATCAGCTCACCGAGTACGGCGGGCACGTCGGCTTTGTCGGCGGCACGCTGCGTCGGCCAAAAATGTGGCTTGAGACGCGCATTCCTGACTGGTTAACGACTTATCTGGACGGTATAAAATGA
- a CDS encoding YccS/YhfK family putative transporter: MWRRLIYHPEVNYALRQTLVLCLPVAVGLILGHLQQGLLFSLVPACCNIAGLDTPHKRFFKRLIVGGCLFAGCSLAVQLLLARDIPLPLILTVLAMTLGVTAEISSLHARLLPASLIAAIFTLSLAGNMPVWEPLLIYALGTLWYGVFNWFWFWLWREQPLRESLSLLYVQLAEYCEAKYTLLTQHTDPEKSLPPLLTRQQKVVDLIGQCYQQLHMLAANKNHDYKRLLRIFQVGLDLQEHISVSLHHPQEVQKLVERSHAEAVIRWNAQTVSARLRVLADDILYHRYPTRFNMDKPLGALEKIARQHPDNPVGQFAAWHFSRIARVLRTQRPLYPRDLMADKQKRLPLLPALKSYLSLKSPALRNAARISVMLSIASLMGMALHLPKPYWILMTVLFVTQNGYGATRVRILHRAGGTIAGLVIAGVTLHFHVPEGYTLAGMLAITLVSYLIIRKSYGWAMVGFTVTAVYTLQLLTLNGEQFIIARLVDTLIGCLIAFGGMVWLWPQWQSGLLRQNAHDALEADQEAIRLILSDDPQPSPLAYQRMKVNQAHNALFNSLNQAMQEPGFNSHYLADMKLWVTHSQFIVEHINAMTTLAREHTMLTPDLAQRYLQSCEIALQRCQQRLEYDSPGESGDSNILEAPETLTHGPMSTLEQHLQRVLGHLNTMHTISSVAWRQRPHHGIWLTRVLKRTPY, from the coding sequence ATGTGGCGCAGGCTGATCTATCACCCGGAAGTTAACTACGCACTGCGGCAAACGCTGGTGTTGTGCCTTCCTGTGGCCGTGGGCCTGATCCTCGGTCATCTCCAGCAGGGTCTGCTGTTTTCCCTTGTGCCTGCCTGCTGCAACATTGCGGGCCTCGACACGCCGCATAAGCGCTTTTTCAAACGCCTGATCGTTGGCGGCTGCCTGTTTGCAGGCTGTAGCCTCGCGGTGCAGCTTCTGCTGGCCCGGGATATTCCGCTGCCGCTCATTCTGACCGTGCTGGCAATGACGCTCGGCGTGACTGCTGAAATCAGCTCGCTGCACGCCCGACTGCTGCCCGCCTCACTGATTGCCGCCATCTTTACGCTGAGCCTGGCGGGCAATATGCCGGTGTGGGAGCCGCTGCTAATCTACGCCCTCGGCACGCTGTGGTACGGCGTATTCAACTGGTTTTGGTTCTGGCTGTGGCGGGAACAGCCGCTGCGCGAATCCCTGAGCCTGCTCTACGTGCAGTTGGCGGAGTACTGCGAGGCCAAATACACCCTGCTGACCCAGCACACCGATCCGGAAAAATCACTGCCGCCGCTGCTGACGCGACAGCAAAAGGTGGTGGATCTGATTGGCCAGTGTTACCAGCAGCTGCATATGCTTGCCGCCAATAAAAACCATGATTACAAGCGGCTGCTGCGCATCTTCCAGGTGGGGCTGGATCTGCAGGAGCACATCTCGGTCAGCCTGCATCACCCGCAAGAGGTGCAAAAGCTGGTCGAGCGTAGCCATGCCGAAGCGGTGATCCGCTGGAACGCTCAGACGGTGTCCGCGCGCCTGCGGGTGCTGGCGGACGACATTCTTTATCACCGCTACCCCACGCGCTTTAACATGGATAAGCCCCTCGGCGCGCTGGAGAAGATTGCCCGCCAGCACCCGGATAACCCGGTCGGGCAGTTCGCCGCCTGGCACTTCAGCCGCATCGCGCGCGTCCTGCGCACCCAGCGTCCGCTCTACCCACGCGACCTGATGGCCGATAAACAAAAACGGCTCCCGCTGCTGCCCGCCCTTAAAAGCTACCTGTCGCTGAAATCCCCGGCGCTGCGTAACGCCGCGCGCATCAGCGTGATGCTGAGCATCGCCAGCCTGATGGGGATGGCGCTGCACCTGCCGAAGCCATACTGGATCTTAATGACCGTGCTGTTTGTTACCCAAAACGGCTACGGCGCCACGCGGGTGCGCATCCTGCACCGGGCGGGCGGCACGATTGCCGGGCTGGTCATTGCCGGGGTCACCCTGCACTTCCACGTGCCGGAGGGATATACGCTGGCGGGAATGCTGGCGATTACGCTGGTGAGCTACCTGATTATCCGCAAAAGCTACGGCTGGGCGATGGTTGGCTTTACGGTCACGGCGGTATATACCCTGCAGTTGCTCACGCTCAACGGCGAGCAGTTCATCATCGCCCGGCTGGTTGATACGCTGATTGGCTGCCTGATTGCGTTTGGCGGCATGGTCTGGCTGTGGCCGCAGTGGCAGAGCGGGCTGCTCAGGCAAAACGCCCACGACGCGCTGGAGGCAGACCAGGAGGCTATCAGGTTGATCCTCAGCGACGACCCGCAGCCCTCGCCGCTGGCCTATCAGCGCATGAAGGTCAACCAGGCGCACAACGCCCTGTTTAACTCGCTCAACCAGGCGATGCAGGAGCCAGGCTTTAACTCGCACTATCTGGCAGACATGAAACTGTGGGTGACGCACAGCCAGTTTATCGTCGAGCACATCAATGCGATGACGACCCTCGCGCGCGAGCACACGATGCTGACCCCGGATCTGGCGCAGCGCTATTTGCAGTCGTGCGAAATTGCGCTGCAGCGGTGCCAGCAGCGTCTGGAGTATGACTCACCGGGTGAGTCGGGGGATTCGAACATTCTCGAAGCGCCGGAAACATTAACCCACGGGCCGATGAGCACCCTGGAGCAGCATTTGCAGCGCGTGTTAGGGCATCTGAACACCATGCACACCATTTCGTCGGTGGCATGGCGTCAGCGACCGCATCATGGGATCTGGTTAACGCGCGTACTGAAACGCACGCCGTACTGA
- a CDS encoding biotin-independent malonate decarboxylase subunit beta, with protein sequence MRDDSSFIELKARQRAQALLDDGSYRELLDPFEGIISPWLGPQGIVPQADDGMVVAKGTINGQPAVVVAIEGAFQGGSMGEVSGAKMAAALELAAEDNRNGIPTQAVLCLETGGVRLQEANLGLAAIADIHAAIVDLRRYTPVIGIVAGTVGCFGGMSIAAALCSYLIVTREARLGLNGPQVIEQEAGIEEYDSRDRPFIWSMTGGEVRYESGLVDALVGDGVNAVKAAMNDAIAKGVPAKHRTDNYDDYLNRLTNFDTRKQADAEQIKALFAREVK encoded by the coding sequence ATGCGTGATGACAGCAGCTTTATCGAACTAAAAGCACGCCAGCGTGCGCAGGCGCTGCTGGATGACGGCAGCTACCGTGAACTGCTGGATCCGTTTGAAGGCATTATTTCTCCGTGGCTGGGGCCGCAGGGGATTGTGCCGCAGGCCGACGACGGCATGGTGGTAGCGAAAGGGACCATCAACGGTCAGCCTGCCGTGGTAGTTGCCATCGAAGGCGCGTTCCAGGGCGGCAGTATGGGCGAAGTGTCCGGTGCCAAAATGGCGGCGGCGCTGGAGTTGGCGGCGGAAGATAACCGCAACGGTATCCCGACTCAGGCGGTGCTGTGCCTCGAAACCGGCGGCGTGCGCTTGCAGGAAGCCAACCTGGGCCTGGCGGCGATTGCCGATATCCACGCCGCGATTGTCGATCTGCGTCGCTACACGCCGGTGATCGGCATTGTGGCCGGGACCGTGGGCTGCTTCGGCGGGATGTCCATCGCCGCAGCGCTGTGCAGCTACCTGATTGTGACCCGCGAAGCGCGTCTTGGCCTGAACGGCCCGCAGGTTATCGAACAGGAAGCGGGGATTGAAGAGTACGACTCCCGCGACCGTCCGTTTATCTGGAGCATGACCGGCGGCGAAGTGCGCTATGAAAGCGGCCTGGTGGATGCGCTGGTGGGTGACGGCGTGAACGCGGTGAAAGCGGCAATGAACGACGCGATTGCGAAAGGCGTGCCGGCGAAACACCGCACCGATAACTACGACGATTACCTGAACCGTCTGACCAATTTCGACACCCGCAAACAGGCCGATGCCGAACAGATTAAAGCGCTTTTTGCCCGGGAGGTGAAATGA